The Mucilaginibacter yixingensis genome window below encodes:
- a CDS encoding type II toxin-antitoxin system RelE/ParE family toxin, with the protein MRVVWTENAHFTFDSILTQIENKWGEEIALEFYLATHQKITLIEANPYLYKESSIPNTRHAVISKQTSMLYEIGLDAVLILFFFDNRQEPFI; encoded by the coding sequence ATGCGGGTAGTTTGGACCGAGAATGCTCATTTTACTTTTGACTCGATTTTAACCCAGATTGAAAATAAATGGGGTGAGGAAATTGCACTGGAGTTTTACCTGGCAACTCATCAAAAAATAACACTAATAGAAGCCAACCCCTATTTATACAAGGAATCATCGATACCAAATACTCGGCACGCGGTTATTAGCAAGCAAACCTCTATGCTTTATGAAATAGGTCTTGATGCTGTGTTGATTCTCTTTTTCTTTGATAATCGTCAAGAACCTTTCATTTAA